The Acinetobacter defluvii genome includes a region encoding these proteins:
- a CDS encoding GNAT family N-acetyltransferase: MLAKLNQYRQNISFPLTRPKKPQTQYKFEWAEDIKQLKEIQKFRAVQFSEQFGIQFENGLDQDLYDLDCHHAVLRDKWSNEIVAYTRLKLVQGYDLANSYSAQEFDVSQFSHLNNIVEIGRTCVHPRYRNGKALSILWLNLVPMVLWKMKAKHLMGCVSIRLEENKARAYYTHQFIKKLNKNQTIDVPAKPSYEPTHPEFSFVQDERIPKLFDVYLKMKARLSQQAYHDQDFNCLDYFVFLDVNEIAKNFVLNKMVNRS, encoded by the coding sequence ATGTTAGCAAAATTAAATCAATACAGACAAAACATTAGTTTTCCATTAACTCGTCCTAAAAAACCACAAACCCAATATAAATTTGAATGGGCAGAAGACATTAAACAACTTAAAGAAATTCAAAAATTCCGTGCAGTACAATTTTCAGAGCAATTTGGAATACAGTTTGAAAATGGTTTAGATCAAGATTTATATGACTTAGATTGTCATCATGCAGTATTGCGTGACAAGTGGAGTAATGAAATTGTTGCTTATACGCGTTTAAAGTTGGTTCAAGGTTATGATTTAGCAAATAGTTATAGCGCTCAAGAGTTTGATGTTTCTCAGTTTTCTCATTTAAATAACATTGTTGAAATTGGTCGTACGTGTGTGCATCCACGCTATCGTAATGGTAAGGCATTGTCTATTTTATGGTTAAATTTAGTACCAATGGTGCTTTGGAAGATGAAAGCCAAACACCTAATGGGATGTGTGTCTATTCGCCTCGAGGAGAATAAAGCACGTGCCTATTACACCCACCAATTTATTAAAAAGCTCAATAAAAACCAAACAATAGATGTGCCCGCAAAACCAAGTTATGAACCCACGCATCCTGAATTTAGCTTTGTACAAGATGAACGCATTCCTAAATTGTTCGATGTATATTTGAAAATGAAAGCCCGTTTGTCCCAGCAAGCGTATCATGATCAGGATTTTAACTGTTTGGATTATTT
- the argB gene encoding acetylglutamate kinase, with translation MPHQHTGTDKAQILTEALPYIQRFSGKTLVVKYGGNAMTDPALESSFARDIVLLKTVGINPIVVHGGGPQVDSFLKQLGRESDRIDGMRVTDPATMEVVEMVLGGSVNKSIVNLINKHGGRAIGLTGKDGNLLRAKKLLMEKVQDDGAIQHIDLGLVGEVTGVKTDVLEMFTQSDFIPVIAPLGVDEDGQTYNINADLVAGKVAEALGAEKLILLTNITGVLDENKNLLTGLSTQEVDHLIETGVIYGGMIPKVGCALDAVKGGVVSAHIVDGRVPHATLLEIFTDHGVGTLITNRTKSIAV, from the coding sequence ATGCCACATCAACATACTGGCACTGACAAAGCACAAATTTTGACAGAAGCTTTACCGTATATTCAACGCTTTTCAGGTAAAACGCTAGTAGTAAAATATGGTGGCAATGCGATGACTGATCCAGCTTTGGAAAGTTCTTTTGCACGTGACATTGTATTATTAAAAACAGTGGGCATTAACCCGATTGTGGTACATGGTGGTGGACCTCAAGTCGACTCATTTCTTAAACAGTTAGGACGAGAGTCTGATCGTATTGATGGGATGCGAGTCACTGATCCAGCAACGATGGAAGTTGTAGAAATGGTACTAGGGGGTAGTGTCAACAAATCTATCGTGAATTTGATTAATAAGCATGGTGGTCGTGCCATTGGTTTGACAGGTAAAGACGGTAATTTATTACGTGCTAAAAAATTGTTGATGGAAAAAGTTCAAGATGATGGTGCTATACAACATATTGATCTTGGTTTAGTGGGGGAAGTCACTGGTGTGAAAACGGATGTATTGGAAATGTTCACCCAAAGTGATTTTATTCCTGTCATCGCTCCTTTAGGTGTAGATGAAGACGGTCAAACTTATAATATCAATGCAGATTTAGTCGCAGGTAAAGTTGCTGAAGCATTAGGTGCAGAAAAACTGATTTTACTGACCAATATCACAGGTGTTTTGGATGAAAATAAAAACCTTTTGACAGGTTTATCGACTCAAGAAGTTGATCACCTGATCGAAACAGGAGTGATTTATGGCGGTATGATTCCAAAGGTCGGTTGTGCTTTGGATGCGGTCAAAGGTGGCGTTGTCAGTGCGCATATTGTCGATGGTCGTGTTCCACATGCGACATTGTTAGAGATCTTTACTGATCATGGTGTGGGAACATTGATTACCAACCGAACAAAATCTATTGCTGTCTAA
- a CDS encoding phosphomannomutase/phosphoglucomutase, with product MINSLEFPHHIFRAYDIRGKVELLKPELIYCIAQALVNQYRQQQQDQIVIGYDARLTSPIFAKIIENVFLENDFKVISIGCCSSPQMYFAARKAQGNGIIVTASHNPKTDNGIKWIINAEPPCPEMIQAIGNNAEQLLTQHQVNIALPDVKHEIKAEFCTAYQTAILRDIYLKRPLKVVIDGLNGSAGFCSHIILKKLGCEVIALRCNADGNFPDHAPDPSQATHLELLRQNILNHEADLGIALDGDGDRVVILDENAHIISADRLMALFAQICLHANPHREVVFDVKCSSMVRQTIEKLGGKATMIRTGSSFLRKYLTKSKGQAVFGGEYAGHYVFNDGRGLGYDDGLYAALRVMEYLCELPPNMTLSQVLAAYPERCYTEDTYISTHSTNPKTVLSEIEQLSTGYGAELIKIDGIRLDFDHGFGIIRASNTGEFFTVRFDADNPSRLDEIRRTFASMLHDHYPMIAQDILKAH from the coding sequence ATGATAAATTCCTTAGAATTTCCACATCATATCTTTCGGGCATATGATATTCGTGGAAAAGTAGAGCTATTGAAACCAGAATTGATTTATTGCATCGCACAAGCATTAGTCAATCAGTACCGACAACAGCAACAAGACCAGATTGTAATTGGGTATGATGCACGTTTGACGAGCCCAATTTTTGCTAAAATTATTGAAAATGTATTTTTAGAAAATGATTTTAAAGTCATTTCGATAGGTTGTTGTTCTTCCCCTCAAATGTATTTTGCTGCGCGAAAAGCGCAAGGCAATGGCATTATTGTCACAGCAAGTCATAATCCCAAAACAGACAATGGAATTAAATGGATCATTAATGCTGAGCCACCATGCCCAGAGATGATTCAAGCGATTGGAAATAATGCCGAACAACTCTTAACGCAACATCAAGTAAATATTGCCTTACCTGATGTTAAACATGAGATTAAAGCCGAGTTTTGTACCGCGTATCAAACTGCGATATTGCGAGATATTTATTTAAAACGTCCGCTGAAAGTAGTGATTGATGGTTTAAATGGTTCGGCAGGTTTTTGTTCACACATTATTCTTAAAAAATTAGGCTGTGAAGTGATTGCCTTACGTTGTAATGCTGATGGGAATTTTCCTGATCATGCACCTGATCCATCTCAAGCAACACATTTAGAACTATTGCGTCAGAATATTTTAAACCATGAAGCGGATCTGGGGATCGCACTTGATGGTGATGGTGATCGTGTCGTCATTTTAGATGAAAATGCGCATATTATTTCTGCGGATCGTTTGATGGCACTGTTTGCTCAAATTTGTTTGCATGCAAATCCACATCGAGAAGTTGTATTTGATGTGAAATGTTCTTCAATGGTGCGCCAAACGATTGAAAAACTAGGCGGGAAAGCCACTATGATCCGTACAGGGAGTAGCTTTTTACGCAAATATTTAACCAAATCTAAAGGGCAGGCAGTATTTGGGGGTGAATACGCTGGGCATTATGTCTTTAATGATGGGCGTGGTTTGGGCTATGACGATGGTTTGTATGCCGCTTTAAGAGTGATGGAGTATTTATGTGAGTTGCCACCGAATATGACTTTATCGCAAGTTTTGGCAGCATATCCTGAACGTTGTTATACCGAAGATACCTATATCAGTACTCACAGCACTAACCCGAAAACCGTCTTGAGTGAAATTGAACAGCTCAGCACAGGCTATGGTGCAGAATTAATAAAAATAGATGGGATTCGACTTGATTTTGATCATGGTTTTGGCATTATTCGAGCATCAAATACAGGTGAGTTTTTTACAGTCCGTTTTGATGCAGATAATCCATCACGTTTAGATGAAATTCGACGAACATTTGCGTCTATGTTGCACGATCATTATCCTATGATTGCTCAAGATATTTTAAAAGCTCATTAA